A region from the Coturnix japonica isolate 7356 chromosome 28, Coturnix japonica 2.1, whole genome shotgun sequence genome encodes:
- the LOC107325684 gene encoding tyrosine-protein kinase ZAP-70, which produces MPDAAAHLPFYYGSIARSEAEEYLKLAGMSDGLFLLRQCLRSLGGYVLSMVYNLQFYHYAIERQMNGTYAIAGGKAHCGPEELCEFYSKDADGLCCTLRKPCNRPSGVEPQPGVFDSMRDNMVREYVRQTWRLEGDALEQAIISQAPQVEKLIATTAHERMPWYHGNIARDEAERRLYSGAQPDGKFLLRDKKENGTYALSLVYGKTVYHYRIDQDKSGKYSIPEGTKFDTLWQLVEYLKLKPDGLIFYLRESCPNPSMPASAAPAPPTHPSVSKNLGPLNADGYTPEPVGKSRMLPMDTSVYESPYSDPEELKDKKLFLKRDHLMIDEVELGAGNFGCVKKGVYKMRKKQIDVAIKVLKSNNEKTVRDEMMTEAQIMHQLDNPYIVRMIGVCEAESLMLVMEMASGGPLNKFLSSKKDEITVSNIVELMHQVSMGMKYLEEKNFVHRDLAARNVLLVNQHYAKISDFGLSKALGADDSYYKARTAGKWPLKWYAPECILYHKFSSKSDVWSYGVTMWEAFSYGQKPYKKMKGPEVISFIEQGKRMECPTDCPAEIYALMMQCWTYRWEERPGFMSVENTIRTYYYSIATKTENGSKAEDKPKAAFP; this is translated from the exons AtgccagatgctgctgctcacctgccCTTCTACTATGGCAGCATTGCCAGGTCGGAGGCTGAGGAGTACCTGAAGCTGGCTGGCATGTCAGATGGGCTGTTCTTGCTGCGTCAGTGCCTGCGCAGCCTGGGGGGCTACGTCCTCTCCATGGTGTACAACCTGCAGTTCTATCATTATGCCATCGAGCGCCAGATGAATGGAACCTACGCCATCGCGGGTGGTAAAGCACACTGTGGGCCTGAGGAACTCTGTGAGTTTTATTCCAAGGACGCCGATGGGCTCTGCTGTACCCTCCGCAAACCCTGCAACCGCCCCAGTGGTGTGGAGCCCCAGCCGGGGGTCTTTGACAGCATGAGGGATAACATGGTGCGCGAATACGTCCGGCAGACATGGAGACTGGAG gGAGATGCCCTTGAACAGGCCATTATAAGCCAGGCCCCACAGGTGGAGAAACTCATTGCCACCACAGCCCATGAGAGGATGCCCTGGTACCATGGTAACATTGCCCGGGATGAAGCTGAGCGGAGGCTTTACTCTGGGGCACAACCTGATGGGAAATTCCT GCTgagagataaaaaggaaaacgGCACTTACGCTCTGTCCCTTGTCTATGGCAAAACAGTTTATCACTATCGGATCGACCAGGACAAGTCTGGCAAGTACTCCATCCCTGAGGGGACCAAGTTCGACACGCTCTGGCAG CTGGTGGAATATTTGAAGCTCAAACCGGATGGGTTGATTTTCTACCTGAGGGAAAGCTGCCCCAACCCCAGCATGCCAG cctctgcagcaccagctccacCAACCCACCCCTCTGTGAGC aaaaacCTTGGGCCTCTCAATGCAGATGGATACACACCGGAGCCTGTAG GGAAGTCACGCATGCTACCCATGGACACCAGTGTTTATGAGAGTCCATACAGTGACCCCGAGGAACTAAAGGATAAGAAACTCTTCTTGAAGAGGGACCACCTGATGATTGATGAAGTGGAATTGGGGGCAGGAAACTTTGGCTGTGTCAAGAAAGGAGTCTACAAGATGAGAAA GAAGCAGATCGATGTGGCCATCAAGGTGCTGAAGAGCAACAATGAGAAAACAGTGAGGGATGAAATGATGACAGAAGCCCAGATCATGCACCAGCTGGACAACCCGTATATCGTCCGCATGATTGGGGTCTGTGAGGCAGAGTCCCTGATGCTCGTGATGGAGATGGCTTCTGGTGGACCACTCAACAAGTTCTTGTCTTCCAAGAA AGACGAGATTACAGTCAGCAATATTGTGGAGCTGATGCATCAAGTATCCATGGGGATGAagtacttggaagaaaaaaactttgTGCACAGGGACTTGGCAGCAAGAAATGTCCTACTGGTCAATCAGCATTATGCCAAAATCAGTGACTTTGGCCTCTCAAAGGCTCTTGGTGCTGATGACAGCTATTACAAG gCCAGGACAGCAGGAAAGTGGCCTTTGAAATGGTATGCGCCAGAATGCATCCTTTATCACAAGTTCTCTAGCAAGAGTGATGTATGGAGCTACGGTGTGACCATGTGGGAGGCCTTCAGCTATGGGCAGAAGCCATACAAG AAAATGAAAGGCCCAGAGGTCATCAGCTTCATAGAGCAAGGGAAGCGCATGGAATGTCCCACCGACTGCCCAGCAGAGATTTACGCCCTCATGATGCAATGCTGGACCTACAG ATGGGAAGAGCGCCCAGGATTTATGTCAGTGGAAAACACAATCCGCACCTACTACTACAGCATTGCCACCAAGACAGAAAACGGTTCAAAAGCAGAGGACAAgccaaaagcagcttttccctgA